The following are encoded together in the Lactuca sativa cultivar Salinas chromosome 1, Lsat_Salinas_v11, whole genome shotgun sequence genome:
- the LOC111889597 gene encoding TOM1-like protein 9 isoform X1 — protein MVNSMVGRATSDMLIGPDWAMNIEICDICNHDPVQAKEVVKGIKKRLGSRNPKVQLLALTLLETIVKNCGDFVHMHVAERDVLNEMVKIVKKKPDFHVKEKILVLIDTWQEAFGGARARYPQYYAAYHELLRLGAVFPQKSERATPVFTPPQTQPLSQYPHDTRNLENGNEAAASSVEAEFPTLSLTEMQNARGIMDVLSEMLTAIDPGKKEGLRQEVIVDLVEQCRTYKRRVVHLVNSTSDESLLCQGLALNDDLQRVLSKHEALLTGIPLPSEKSKPETSQTKALVPVDAPLIDATETNQKGSVSGGLDLISLAPITSNGTSTTTPTRVDPKFDLLSGDDFNSPTAGNNLAIVPVGSPQPATPVSQQNALALVDMFSLNNNSSSPQIQQPQNMPPQQPGFYQNGNSGYSQGSNPAWNGGGSGSGGGLPPPPWEAQPADNNQSGGGPQYSQPQNLQSTGNSNIQAMPPMQQFSGSHMPPVNHQPVYNQFPQPQFQGGVVPPQQQMAYLNPQQMAQQMAQQMYINQMGQAYVGGGGGYGGGGGGYGGGGGYGYGYGYGQQQNAQYIDQRMAGMSVRDDSYLNSTVYTGPSMANASYVHVPSGKPTKAEDKLFGDLVDFAKVKPKTTPGRTGSM, from the exons ATGGTGAACTCCATGGTGGGAAGAGCCACAAGCGACATGCTTATAGGTCCTGATTGGGCCATGAATATTGAGATCTGTGATATCTGCAACCATGATCCTGT GCAAGCTAAGGAGGTTGTAAAAGGCATAAAAAAGCGTCTAGGAAGCAGGAATCCAAAAGTCCAACTTCTTGCTTTAACA CTATTGGAAACAATCGTGAAGAATTGTGGCGATTTTGTTCATATGCATGTAGCTGAAAGAGATGTTCTTAATGAGATGGTGAAAATAGTGAAAAAGAAG CCTGACTTTCATGTTAAAGAGAAAATATTAGTTCTAATAGATACATGGCAAGAAGCTTTTGGAGGGGCAAGAGCAAGGTATCCACAATACTATGCAGCATACCATGAGTTATTG CGTTTAGGGGCTGTATTTCCACAAAAATCTGAGAGAGCGACACCTGTCTTTACTCCCCCACAAACACAACCTCTATCACAATATCCACATGACACACGTAATCTTGAAAATGGAAATGAAGCAGCCGCGTCTTCCGTAGAGGCTGAGTTTCCAACCTTGAG CTTGACAGAAATGCAAAATGCACGTGGCATCATGGATGTCCTTTCAGAAATGCTGACTGCAATAGATCCAGGAAAGAAAGag GGGCTTAGGCAAGAGGTGATTGTAGACTTGGTGGAACAATGTCGTACATACAAAAGAAGAGTGGTCCACTTGGTCAACTCTACTTC GGATGAATCCCTATTATGTCAAGGATTAGCTTTAAATGATGATTTACAACGAGTTTTAAGCAAACATGAAGCACTTCTTACAGGAATTCCTCTTCCATCTGAAAAGTCAAAGCCTGAAACTAGTCAAACTAAAGCATTAGTACCTGTTGATGCTCCTCTTATTGAtgcaacagaaaccaatcaaaaagg ATCTGTTAGTGGTGGATTAGATTTGATATCACTTGCTCCTATAACAAGTAATGGGACATCAACAACAACTCCAACTAGAGTTGACCCTAAGTTTGACCTTTTGAGTGGAGATGATTTCAACTCACCGACAGCTGGCAACAATCTAGCGATTGTACCCGTGGGTTCACCACAACCCGCTACACCTGTTTCACAGCAGAACGCTCTCGCTCttgttgatatgttttcactaaaTAACAATTCTTCTTCTCCTCAAATCCAACAACCTCAAAACATGCCACCTCAGCAACCTGGGTTTTATCAAAATGGAAATTCTGGTTATAGTCAAGGGTCAAATCCTGCATGGAATG GTGGTGGAAGTGGAAGTGGAGGTGGACTGCCGCCACCGCCATGGGAAGCTCAGCCTGCCGACAACAACCAATCAGGCGGCGGCCCGCAATATTCTCAGCCTCAAAATTTACAATCCACCGGAAACAGCAATATCCAGGCGATGCCGCCAATGCAACAATTCTCAGGCAGCCATATGCCACCAGTGAACCACCAGCCAGTGTATAATCAATTTCCTCAACCACAATTCCAAGGAGGTGTAGTTCCACCACAGCAGCAAATGGCTTACTTGAATCCTCAACAAATGGCTCAGCAAATGGCTCAACAAATGTATATTAACCAAATGGGACAAGCCTatgtaggtggtggtggtggttatggtggtggtggtggcggttatggtggtggtggtggatatgGGTATGGGTATGGATACGGGCAGCAACAAAATGCACAGTATATTGATCAGAGAATGGCGGGGATGTCTGTGAGAGATGACAGTTATCTGAACAGCACTGTGTACACTGGGCCTTCAATGGCGAATGCATCCTATGTGCATGTGCCATCTGGCAAGCCTACAAAGGCAGAAGATAAGCTGTTTGGAGATTTGGTTGACTTTGCAAAAGTCAAACCTAAAACGACACCTGGTAGAACCGGGAGTATGTGA
- the LOC111889597 gene encoding TOM1-like protein 9 isoform X2: protein MHVAERDVLNEMVKIVKKKPDFHVKEKILVLIDTWQEAFGGARARYPQYYAAYHELLRLGAVFPQKSERATPVFTPPQTQPLSQYPHDTRNLENGNEAAASSVEAEFPTLSLTEMQNARGIMDVLSEMLTAIDPGKKEGLRQEVIVDLVEQCRTYKRRVVHLVNSTSDESLLCQGLALNDDLQRVLSKHEALLTGIPLPSEKSKPETSQTKALVPVDAPLIDATETNQKGSVSGGLDLISLAPITSNGTSTTTPTRVDPKFDLLSGDDFNSPTAGNNLAIVPVGSPQPATPVSQQNALALVDMFSLNNNSSSPQIQQPQNMPPQQPGFYQNGNSGYSQGSNPAWNGGGSGSGGGLPPPPWEAQPADNNQSGGGPQYSQPQNLQSTGNSNIQAMPPMQQFSGSHMPPVNHQPVYNQFPQPQFQGGVVPPQQQMAYLNPQQMAQQMAQQMYINQMGQAYVGGGGGYGGGGGGYGGGGGYGYGYGYGQQQNAQYIDQRMAGMSVRDDSYLNSTVYTGPSMANASYVHVPSGKPTKAEDKLFGDLVDFAKVKPKTTPGRTGSM, encoded by the exons ATGCATGTAGCTGAAAGAGATGTTCTTAATGAGATGGTGAAAATAGTGAAAAAGAAG CCTGACTTTCATGTTAAAGAGAAAATATTAGTTCTAATAGATACATGGCAAGAAGCTTTTGGAGGGGCAAGAGCAAGGTATCCACAATACTATGCAGCATACCATGAGTTATTG CGTTTAGGGGCTGTATTTCCACAAAAATCTGAGAGAGCGACACCTGTCTTTACTCCCCCACAAACACAACCTCTATCACAATATCCACATGACACACGTAATCTTGAAAATGGAAATGAAGCAGCCGCGTCTTCCGTAGAGGCTGAGTTTCCAACCTTGAG CTTGACAGAAATGCAAAATGCACGTGGCATCATGGATGTCCTTTCAGAAATGCTGACTGCAATAGATCCAGGAAAGAAAGag GGGCTTAGGCAAGAGGTGATTGTAGACTTGGTGGAACAATGTCGTACATACAAAAGAAGAGTGGTCCACTTGGTCAACTCTACTTC GGATGAATCCCTATTATGTCAAGGATTAGCTTTAAATGATGATTTACAACGAGTTTTAAGCAAACATGAAGCACTTCTTACAGGAATTCCTCTTCCATCTGAAAAGTCAAAGCCTGAAACTAGTCAAACTAAAGCATTAGTACCTGTTGATGCTCCTCTTATTGAtgcaacagaaaccaatcaaaaagg ATCTGTTAGTGGTGGATTAGATTTGATATCACTTGCTCCTATAACAAGTAATGGGACATCAACAACAACTCCAACTAGAGTTGACCCTAAGTTTGACCTTTTGAGTGGAGATGATTTCAACTCACCGACAGCTGGCAACAATCTAGCGATTGTACCCGTGGGTTCACCACAACCCGCTACACCTGTTTCACAGCAGAACGCTCTCGCTCttgttgatatgttttcactaaaTAACAATTCTTCTTCTCCTCAAATCCAACAACCTCAAAACATGCCACCTCAGCAACCTGGGTTTTATCAAAATGGAAATTCTGGTTATAGTCAAGGGTCAAATCCTGCATGGAATG GTGGTGGAAGTGGAAGTGGAGGTGGACTGCCGCCACCGCCATGGGAAGCTCAGCCTGCCGACAACAACCAATCAGGCGGCGGCCCGCAATATTCTCAGCCTCAAAATTTACAATCCACCGGAAACAGCAATATCCAGGCGATGCCGCCAATGCAACAATTCTCAGGCAGCCATATGCCACCAGTGAACCACCAGCCAGTGTATAATCAATTTCCTCAACCACAATTCCAAGGAGGTGTAGTTCCACCACAGCAGCAAATGGCTTACTTGAATCCTCAACAAATGGCTCAGCAAATGGCTCAACAAATGTATATTAACCAAATGGGACAAGCCTatgtaggtggtggtggtggttatggtggtggtggtggcggttatggtggtggtggtggatatgGGTATGGGTATGGATACGGGCAGCAACAAAATGCACAGTATATTGATCAGAGAATGGCGGGGATGTCTGTGAGAGATGACAGTTATCTGAACAGCACTGTGTACACTGGGCCTTCAATGGCGAATGCATCCTATGTGCATGTGCCATCTGGCAAGCCTACAAAGGCAGAAGATAAGCTGTTTGGAGATTTGGTTGACTTTGCAAAAGTCAAACCTAAAACGACACCTGGTAGAACCGGGAGTATGTGA